Genomic segment of Prochlorococcus marinus XMU1405:
AATAAGGATAATCTAAATTTGATTTTTCTCTAATTAATTGTAATTTTCTAGAATTTATTTTTACCACTATTCCATCTGTTGGATATTTACTAAAAAGCTTTCCTTCTAACCATTGTTTTCTAAATACTTCAACTTGGCTCGTAAAGTTGCATGAAATATCCTGAGGGATCGTGAAGCCAAGCTTTGAAAGAATCTTTTTGGACTCATATTGGTTAAGTGTTGAATTAAGTATTTGAAATGCGCAGAAGCTAAGACTTTCCGAAAATCCTTCTTTTGCTCTTAGAAATCCTGAAGCGATTCTTTGGGAGATATTTGGACTTTGGTTGGGTGCATATAACTCACCTCTAACTTGAAGAACTCCTCGTAAAGGGAGATTATTGGGAATGTCTTGGACTTTAATAACTTTACTAGTAACGTCGGCCCCTTTTCTTGAAATTGCTTTCTCCAAGGTTCCATCCCTATATTGCAAAGCAACAGCACAACCATCAATTTTCGGTTCAATTAATAATCTGGTATCTACTAATAATCCTTTCAAAAATTCATCTATTGAATCCTTTTCTAATGAGGGTAAAACTAGTTTATTTTTCTTTTTAAAGTAATCACAATTAGGGTTTGTTCTTAATAAATTTTTTTCAAGTTGGTCGAACTGCTTATCAGAGATTAAAGCATTACCATTTCTATAATTATCGTCATACCATTCAATTCGTTCTTCTAAATAAGTCTTCATTTAATACGATGGCTTAAGTTTTTGGTCAGGTATCCAACTTGGTTTATCTATAATCCATTTTTCTCTATCTTCATATTTAACAGTCCATAAAAGAAATGAAGAAATTTCTTTTAGAGTTATGCCAGCCAAATATCTTGTTTTTGGACTTATTGATATAAATCCAAATAATAATATTAATAAAATAAGTTTAAAAATACCTTTAATCATTAAAAAATCAGCGTAATTTTTGCGAACTTTTTAATTAATGCAATTCTTATAACCTTCAATCTTTGCTAGTTCATCAATATTCAAACCTGTTTCTTCCAGTAAAGTTTCTCCTATATCGTCCTTATTAAATTTAGTTAAAGCTCCTTTAGTAGAGTACTTAATACATTGGTTTTTGTATTTTGCTTCTTTGACTAAAGGAGATAAATAAAAACCAAACAAGATGATAAAAGCCCCATAGGTTACAACTTTTCTATGGTTTTTCCACCATTCATAAAATTTATTGGACACGAAAAATAAATGATTATTTTCTATTTTAAATTGACTGTCAACAAATTACTTTAGAAATTTAAGGATTGGTTAATTTATTGTTTTTTCATTAATAGATTTAACCCAAGAATAATATCTTGATTTTCTAATCCTTTGCTCTTTTGAGACTAATCTATCTGCAGATTCTAGGGGTGATTCTCCTTTCTCAACTTTTGTTGTAATAGAAATACCAAAACCTTTTGCTTCAATTTTTGCAATGCCACCCTCTAAAAAAAATAAAAAAGACCAACCTTTGTTCCATCCTAAATAGAAGGGATTTCGATACATTGCATTCTTTTGGAGATACCCTTTAAATGATATTTTCCTTTTCAAGGAGTTACTTGTATTCACTATTACCAAATAAGAACTTTACGGCTGATTATTTCTGGAAAGTAATTTTGTATTTAAATAATTACCAGAGGAATACTTGACGTCTGCGAGTAGTACATTTATATTAATAGTACAACTGTATTATATACATGACCTCAGGAGTCGCTAATGTTCGGACTTATTTTTATCGTGGCAGTCTTATTGACCCCCCAACTGGCTGGTTGTTTAACAAAAAAAGTGGTTTATTAATTTTTTTTGAGAGTTATAAGAAATCTGTATCTAATAACTTACAAGTATATACTCATCTTTTCTATGCAAATGAATTAGGTGAACCAGCCCAAATTAAAAATTCAAGACTTCATTCTATTGAGTGTGCTTGCGAAACATGGAATGAATTAATTTCAGGAGGTTGGCAAATTGTTACTAATAAATTCCAGTAATCATGATCAAGGTAAATCCTTCAAAATGGGAATATCTAAAAGAATCTACCCTAAAACGAAAACGAACAAAGATTTGTATTACTTGCAATCACTTTCGCTACAGCACTACAGAAACTTTTGCTACTATCTTGATCTGTCCAAAATACGAAAAACGTATACCACAGGGTGATCATTTACTTAAAGGTTGTGAGTATTGGCAAAAAAATAGGACGATATTTTCTCCTGAAGCATCTTAATTATTCTCTAATTAAACTTCTCTAGGTAGAGATATTTAGTTATGTAAACAAAGCATTATTTTATACAACTTAAAAAGTTCTTTTTAAGTAATTTTGAAGCATGATTCAATTCTACTTTTCCATATTTTTATTAGTTGTGCTTACATTTTTTGCACTTTTAATAGATGCACCAGAATTGGCTTCTTTAATTCAAACATTTTAGAAAATAATAAATCAGCATTTTTACTGATTTACTTTTTTAATAAGTAAGGCGTAGGTTTAACTTGTTGAATAGGAGGGATCTAATGATTGACAGTCCACCAGAGGAGTTAAATTATAAAATTTAAATCTAAATAAAACTAATGCTAAATCTGGAATGAATTTTCTATTTGAGATTCATTCCTTTTTAATTTCTTTCTAAAAAATGTAAATTATAAATATTAAATTTTAAAAGTAAAAATCTGTTCATATTAAAATGTTTTAAGGCCTTAGTCTCTTCTCAGATAGTGGGTAACTTTACCTGAATCCAAAACCAGTTTTTTGTTCTTCTTTTTCTTCCCATTCAATAATAATTAATTTTAGTAAACTTTTAAGTTCTGAATTTGAAGCGTCAGTGTCTTTTTGAAGATTTATACAAATGCTTTTTATTTCCTCATAAGCATTATCAATTAATATTGTTTTTTGATCTGGATTAGCCATAGAATTTTAAAATGCTCCATTACAGTTGAACCCGCTGCAGTTAATAACCCTGAAGATATTCATTACAAAGTTGTGAAATCTTTCATCGTAAAAAAATGCCCAAGTTGTAAATATAGCAAAACCAGAGACAGCAAAAGCAGCATATTGAAGCCAATGTATTCCATAGCTATCCAATCCATTTTTATCAAAATCAGAATTACTCAATTGATTTTTTTACTTATAATAAAAATTTTTTACTTAAAAGGAGAGTTTGTTTTGAACGCGAGATTTATTTTTTTTAAATCTTAATGTATTGATAGTTTAAATAAAACCAGGTATTATCCACCCAAAAAAACCGTAGTTTATTATCAAAGCTAAAAAACCAATCATAGCTAATCTCCCATTTGTTATTTCGGCATTTTTCCAAAATTTACCCATGTAGTTTTTAATTTTTTTCGAATTTTTATCTATTAAATAATTTGGTTCTAAAGGTTCCTGCAACCTTTTGATGGCGTATAAAGAGAATTGAATTGTAATTGCAATAATAACAACTATAAAACTAGTAAGTGCATCCATTTTTAAATTTCATATGTGATCAATTAGTAAGCCAAAGAGTAAATGACGTTTGTATACATCAAACATTTCCTCATTTCTGCTTTATTGACAGAGGAAACCTTAATTTGAATTATTAAAGAATGTAACATATTTAAAAAAAATTAGTATGAATTCTTACTTTTTCTTTGGATTTCAGAATTTTAAGGACTTTATTGTTACATTTATGTGTCAGTTACATCCCAGGACTAGTCTTAATTGAATTAAAGAGTTAGCTTTGAAGTTTTTAATTTAAATCAGATAAAATATTGAATATTTTTTATAAGGAATATATTTTTAATGTGATTTATTTAAAATATATTTAATAACTAGAAATTATTACTTTTGTTTGATTTCAGGAAGGTAGAATTTATTGCCTAGTGTGTAACCAATTGACATCAGTACGAACCCAATAAGTTGAGGTAAATGAGAATTTGCTATAGAGATTTTTTCAATCATTTCTCAATCCATAAATTTATATTTTAATAAAAAATTTTAAGTACTGTAAGTCTATTTTCTTTTTGATTCTTTAATCTCCCCAGATTTTTTTAGTGAATTAACAAGTCTTTCATTTTCTGTTTTTAAATTTTCTAATGCAGATTTTGTGAATTGTTCTTTAGCCTCAAATTTTGCTGAACTTATAACTTTTTTATTAGGAAGTTTTTTCTTCGGTTCTGACTTCATATTAAACAGCAATTTAAAAAAATTTTAGAAGTTATTTTTTTTGAGTTAGGTATTATTTTTTACAGTTTGCTGGTTAATAATATTTGTTTACATAGACAAATTAATCTTTATCTTTTGGGAGCCTTAACCATCCAGTAGTCCATTCTGATTTTAGTTTTGCCCATGAGATTCTTTTAATATCTTTTTTATTTTTGGTAGGAAAAATATCAACCCACCTATCTTCATTTTTTCCACCATAAGCTTTAACTTGAAAATGCCTATTACCATTAATTGTTTTTGGTGCTGTCCAACACAAAGTAGGAGGCCATTTCATGAGAAATTTTTAAAAGTTAACAAACTAAAGGTTGCTTTGCCCAGTTAACACTAAACCATAATATGCAATCGTACCAAGGATAAGTACGATTCCTAGTATTCTAATAATCATGATTTAATATTTTTAAATTCAAATTATATTAGAGAAATTTTATAAATTTGCGTTGAAGATTTAATATTTTCTAATTTTTCCTTTTTTTATTTCTAACTATGGAGTGGCAAGATTCAGGATGCCATTCATTCTGAATCTTGCCAATAAAATCATAAATAAATGAATCAGGACATCCAGTTTTTTTTTGAAGTTCTGAAAGTTCTTCTTTAATTAATTCATATACACTCGTTATTACCCCTAAATTTTCTTCTTGCGAGGGAGCCCATTTTTTATTCTCCATTAATATTTTTTAAATTATTTTCACAATATCGTAATAGGTTATGTCTCCATAATCAGCATCTGAGCAACATAAATCTCCATATAATTCTTCTAACAAATCGTACGCATCTGAATACTTATCAAAACTTTGAGTTGTTAATTCGTCATCTTTCCCATCAATTCTAATTATTTTGTAGGTCATATTTTATTTAGATGCAAAAAGTATTTTTTTTTGATTCATAAGATCATCTTATAAATAAAAATCTTATTTAGGAGTATTAGTTGGGTAAAGCTTCTGAATTTTATTTTTCTGAATTTCTATTTTTCTTCTTTCATATTTTTTTGCCATTATTTGTCTGATAAATAATTGTGGGATAAGCCAAACTAACGCGATAGCTATAGCCATGAAAGCAGGATTTCTCCACGTTATCCTAATAATCTCTTGTATAAATTCTTGATTGAAAATTTCCATAAATTAAATTTTGATGATAAAAATATCTTTGCTTTCTTTTATAAAATCTTTTAAATTTCATAATCCATCATAACCTTAAAAAATCTAATAAGGAATTTTATAAATTTTTTCTTTTTATAGTTCGTTTTCACTTATATTTGGATTTAGATTAATTTCTTATTTTTTAGTTTAGAGATGTCAACTTATCTAATTACAGGATCAAATAGGGGTATTGGATTAGAACTATGTAGGCAAATCCATAAGAGGGGAGATAATGTAATTGCAGCTTGTAGGAAAGCTTCAAAAGAACTTAGAGATTTAGGAGTGAGAATTGAAGAGAATATAGAAATTGCTTCAGATGAGTCGATAACAAATTTGTGTAAAAAACTATCTGGAGTTAATTTAGATTGCTTAATTCATAATGCAGGAATATATGAATTTAATTCTTTGGAAAACTTAGAAAAGAAAAGTATTTTGCGTCAATTTGAAGTCAATGCATTGAGCCCAATATGTATGACTCAAACACTTAAACATCTTTTAAAAAGATCTTCTAAAGTTGCTTTTATCACAAGTAGAATGGGATCTATTGAAGATAATACATCAGGAAGTTCTTATGGTTACAGAATGTCTAAGGTCGCCTTGTCCATGGCAGCAAAATCACTTTCCATAGATTTATCAAGGGAAGATATTTATGTAGCTATTTTGCATCCTGGGTTAGTGAGTACAAGAATGACTGGCTTTACAAGAAATGGAATTAGTCCTGAAGAATCAGCAAATGGCCTTTTAAAACGTATTGATTCTTTAAATAAAAATAACTCGGGTACGTTTTGGCATGCCA
This window contains:
- a CDS encoding SDR family oxidoreductase, encoding MSTYLITGSNRGIGLELCRQIHKRGDNVIAACRKASKELRDLGVRIEENIEIASDESITNLCKKLSGVNLDCLIHNAGIYEFNSLENLEKKSILRQFEVNALSPICMTQTLKHLLKRSSKVAFITSRMGSIEDNTSGSSYGYRMSKVALSMAAKSLSIDLSREDIYVAILHPGLVSTRMTGFTRNGISPEESANGLLKRIDSLNKNNSGTFWHANGEVLPW
- a CDS encoding DUF1651 domain-containing protein yields the protein MTSGVANVRTYFYRGSLIDPPTGWLFNKKSGLLIFFESYKKSVSNNLQVYTHLFYANELGEPAQIKNSRLHSIECACETWNELISGGWQIVTNKFQ
- a CDS encoding chlorophyll a/b-binding protein, which produces MDALTSFIVVIIAITIQFSLYAIKRLQEPLEPNYLIDKNSKKIKNYMGKFWKNAEITNGRLAMIGFLALIINYGFFGWIIPGFI
- a CDS encoding NAD-dependent DNA ligase, encoding MKTYLEERIEWYDDNYRNGNALISDKQFDQLEKNLLRTNPNCDYFKKKNKLVLPSLEKDSIDEFLKGLLVDTRLLIEPKIDGCAVALQYRDGTLEKAISRKGADVTSKVIKVQDIPNNLPLRGVLQVRGELYAPNQSPNISQRIASGFLRAKEGFSESLSFCAFQILNSTLNQYESKKILSKLGFTIPQDISCNFTSQVEVFRKQWLEGKLFSKYPTDGIVVKINSRKLQLIREKSNLDYPYWQVAIKS
- a CDS encoding Notch domain-containing protein, whose product is MSNKFYEWWKNHRKVVTYGAFIILFGFYLSPLVKEAKYKNQCIKYSTKGALTKFNKDDIGETLLEETGLNIDELAKIEGYKNCIN
- a CDS encoding TIGR02450 family Trp-rich protein; amino-acid sequence: MKWPPTLCWTAPKTINGNRHFQVKAYGGKNEDRWVDIFPTKNKKDIKRISWAKLKSEWTTGWLRLPKDKD